In the genome of Deinococcus terrestris, one region contains:
- a CDS encoding AAA family ATPase: MSTPIPCSRLLILIGGVSGVGKSHTAHALGRTLNAHLLSTDVLRAAMRSLIPAIALPHLHHSSFASCSDTGDPDLLATMDQQAQALAPALQAAVERALSEHRTVVVEGVHLLPNETLRFRGTRVLRVLLTAPSDRVHHARFVQRAADTGGRRPSGPATAHLSALREMEAALVTRARGTDVLILPSDGATHRALCRLAFEHRYGVAAGPCPLSQAPHLAPGARIGA, encoded by the coding sequence AATCCCACACCGCCCATGCCCTTGGCCGGACCCTTAACGCTCACCTTCTTTCTACTGACGTGTTGCGCGCCGCCATGCGCAGCCTGATCCCGGCAATCGCCCTGCCCCACCTGCACCACTCCAGTTTTGCATCCTGTTCTGATACGGGCGACCCGGACCTCCTGGCCACCATGGATCAGCAAGCGCAGGCGCTCGCTCCCGCGCTTCAAGCTGCGGTGGAGCGTGCGCTGTCCGAGCACCGGACGGTGGTGGTCGAGGGCGTGCACCTGCTGCCGAACGAGACCCTGCGGTTCCGGGGCACCCGGGTGCTGCGCGTCCTGCTGACTGCTCCCAGCGACCGGGTGCATCACGCGCGGTTCGTGCAACGGGCGGCCGATACCGGGGGTCGCCGACCGTCGGGTCCAGCCACTGCCCACCTGTCCGCGCTCCGGGAGATGGAGGCTGCGCTGGTCACCCGGGCGCGGGGGACGGACGTGCTGATCCTTCCATCGGACGGGGCCACGCACCGCGCACTTTGCCGGCTCGCCTTCGAGCACCGGTACGGTGTGGCCGCCGGTCCTTGCCCTTTAAGCCAGGCCCCCCACCTTGCCCCAGGGGCCCGGATCGGGGCCTGA